A genome region from Gigantopelta aegis isolate Gae_Host chromosome 3, Gae_host_genome, whole genome shotgun sequence includes the following:
- the LOC121368178 gene encoding uncharacterized protein LOC121368178: MSKKMGNIEVHDFAPVHDYERKELNLSKKMTYKQYSKHMNGEAHESMLTELPWSIRDSICLYERMNVSFNAITELPSVLPLRLPHLSHLDISHNRLTGLPESFGLLFHLQTIYLSHNRLKSLPNSFVHLVKLEKIDLSYNVLRQLLDDFGDMESLSKLNVSNNKLKVLPLSLGNCPTLTLLLAGGNRLDSPPQAICNEGSEATIEFLRKLYNSSSEQVFHRPLTPLNDFPRVRGYQLQSSVANPQSAHVQYIQEQTHTTNTASRIKTPLLPPLGASSLDSFELRDRIVGMIYGAAIGDAVGVATRWMSKDECSFYYSEENIDYSEITQDEHRVRWRKGDWTGNFDLFMLVLDSIVSWGGVVDELDFAKKLLNWSQRGFAELGDSEGVVLSETIQQILTKPRFTQDPHSVAESLLHSLTSLPAVSNGSLPKDGKCESGCEEKCKCQPGYKSILRSFSRTSISSCDHFGTDNGAIVRTAILGVPFFHNLSEVVGNSARICRATHADSQCLASCVMVSSLIALMLQGKCSYTCSESVVKMIDEASELSIKHLQNKEQIEDFRSYVSVNTLKDLKADGSKQRSYTHKPMAAAILALKSSDGFKKFIMKLVHEAGDSNSNACVAGALLGCKVGYSHLPANWIDGLRKKQTTWLNTKINILLDMMGIP; the protein is encoded by the exons ATGAGTAAGAAGATGGGAAACATTGAAGTGCATGACTTTGCTCCTGTGCACGACTATGAGAGAAAAGAACTAAACTTGAGTAAAAAGATGACCTATAAACAGTATTCCAAG cacatgaacGGTGAGGCTCATGAGTCGATGCTCACAGAACTACCGTGGAGCATCCGCGACTCGATCTGCCTGTACGAGAGGATGAACGTTTCCTTCAATGCCATCACCGAGCTGCCGTCCGTCCTGCCGCTGCGACTGCCGCACCTGTCCCACCTGGACATCAGTCACAACCGCCTCACAGGCCTGCCCGAGAGCTTTGGCTTGCTCTTCCATCTTCAGACGATTTACCTCAGTCACAACAGGCTCAAGTCTCTACCCAACTCCTTCGTGCATCTCGTCAAGCTGGAAAAAATAGACTTGTCCTACAACGTTTTACGCCAACTGTTGGACGATTTCGGAGACATGGAGAGTCTTTCTAAACTGAATGTATCGAATAATAAATTGAAGGTGCTGCCGCTGTCCCTCGGAAACTGTCCCACATTGACTTTGTTGTTGGCTGGAGGCAACAGACTAGACAGTCCGCCCCAGGCTATATGTAACGAAGGGTCGGAGGCAACAATTGAATTCTTACGGAAACTGTACAATTCTTCATCAGAACAAGTCTTCCACAGACCATTGACTCCACTGAATGACTTTCCAAGAGTGAGAGGATACCAGCTGCAGAGTTCTGTGGCAAACCCTCAGTCGGCACATGTGCAATATATTCAAGAACAGACACACACTACAAACACTGCCAGTAGAATTAAAACACCCTTGTTACCTCCCCTTGGAGCTTCTTCACTTGATTCGTTTGAACTAAGAGATAGGATTGTAG GAATGATCTATGGGGCTGCTATTGGGGATGCTGTTGGTGTTGCAACACGGTGGATGTCGAAAGATGAATGCAGTTTTTACTACAGTGAGGAAAACATTGATTACTCCGAGATCACACAGGATGAACACCGAGTGCGCTGGAGAAAAGGAGACTGGACGGGAAATTTTGATCTTTTT atgTTAGTGCTGGACTCTATCGTATCATGGGGTGGAGTTGTTGATGAGCTTGACTTTGCCAAGAAACTGCTCAACTGGTCACAGAGGGGATTCGCCGAACTTGGGGACTCTGAGGGAGTTGTTCTTAGTGAAACAATACAACAG ATATTAACCAAACCGAGATTCACACAGGACCCACACAGTGTGGCAGAAAGTCTTCTTCACTCATTGACATCACTGCCTGCTGTATCGAATGGATCGCTGCCAAAAGATGGTAAATGTGAGTCCGGGTGCGAGGAGAAATGCAAGTGTCAGCCAGGTTACAAGTCGATACTCCGCAGTTTCAGCAGAACATCCATCAGTAGCTGTGATCACTTCGGCACGGACAACGGCGCCATTGTCAGAACAGCAATATTAG GAGTGCCATTTTTCCACAACTTGTCTGAGGTTGTTGGTAATTCTGCGAGGATATGTCGGGCCACGCATGCCGACAGCCAGTGTCTGGCCAGCTGTGTGATGGTCTCCTCACTGATCGCCCTCATGCTGCAG ggAAAGTGTTCCTATACATGCTCTGAGTCTGTGGTAAAGATGATAGATGAAGCTTCAGAACTTAGCATAAAGCATCTTCAGAATAAAGAACAGATTGAAGATTTTAGATCCTATGTCAGTGTGAACACTTTGAAAGA tttgAAGGCAGATGGCAGTAAACAAAGAAGCTATACACACAAGCCAATGGCTGCTGCAATTCTGGCTCTGAAGTCCAGCGATGGCTTTAA aaaaTTTATAATGAAACTTGTCCATGAGGCTGGTGATAGTAacagcaacgcctgtgttgctGGGGCCCTACTTGGGTGCAAAGTTGGTTATTCACATCTTCCTGCTAACTGGATTGACGGACTACGCAAGAAACAGACAACTTGGCTGaatacgaaaattaatattttacttgATATGATGGGCATTCCTTAA